Proteins from a genomic interval of Uloborus diversus isolate 005 chromosome 4, Udiv.v.3.1, whole genome shotgun sequence:
- the LOC129221394 gene encoding neuropeptide-like protein 31: MNRIVAFLFLCTIAVAAAGGLYGGYGGGYGGGYGGGYGKGYGSYGGYRGGYGGYGGYGKGGYSSGLYGGGLGYGKGYGGGYYGGHGGGLGGYGLGSYKGYGGYGGYGSYGGGHYGGGHYGGGYGGYGHKG, from the coding sequence GCTTTTCTCTTTCTCTGCACGATCGCCGTCGCCGCTGCTGGTGGACTTTACGGAGGATATGGTGGAGGATACGGTGGAGGATATGGCGGTGGCTACGGTAAAGGATACGGTAGCTACGGAGGTTACAGAGGCGGATACGGAGGATACGGTGGTTACGGAAAAGGAGGATACAGTAGCGGCTTGTACGGAGGTGGCCTCGGTTATGGCAAAGGTTACGGAGGTGGTTACTACGGTGGACATGGCGGCGGATTAGGTGGATATGGTCTTGGAAGTTACAAGGGTTATGGAGGCTACGGAGGTTATGGAAGTTATGGTGGAGGTCACTATGGTGGAGGACACTACGGTGGAGGATATGGAGGATATGGTCACAAGGGTTGA